The Vibrio tapetis subsp. tapetis genome segment TCGTCGTGCTGATTTTGCTCTATTAGTTTCCATGTTTTCAAACGATGTTCGTGACAATACCCCCGTTGAAGAAATTGAACAGAAAGTCACGTCAGACGACATTCTGCGCGAACAGTTTGAGTTGGCAACGCCACAAGCTCTTCGTTCCAACCAAGACACTTATTCACGCTCTGCAAAACAAGCAGAACTGTTCCATGCGAGCAGCATCGTAAGTACGCGTTTGTCTCATGGCTTGAACCCCGACGCTCTGGCGTATCTTCCAGAACAAACCCATGATCTTCCAGAAGAGGTGTATCACAACCTTTCTGGTCACGAACGCCGCCGATTAGCTGAACCTAAATCCCAAGCAACGATCCCTCAGGATATTTACAAGCAAATGTCTGTAGCACGATTATCCCACCAAATGCAAATTAGCGCCTAAATTCTTATTATTGCGACAAGTTAAATCCGCCCCTCTCAGCAATGTGAAGAACTCCTAACTTTCAGACTTATCCTTAAGCAAGCTCTAAAACTATGATGCTTTTCACATCGGATTATTCCATTTATCCCATACTAAATGTTCGAAGGTTACACCTAAATAGTCCGCGGCTCATGAGGAACACATTGGGTTAGCTAAACACTTCCAAACTCATTTTAGAGTGAGATAAGCAATGGATATACGCAACTCAGTGATTCTGGTTACTTCTGCAGGAACGGCTTTAGGCTGTACTTTAGCCACGCACTTTCTTAAGCTAGGAGCAAAGGTGATCGTCGCCGATACCGATAGTGTTCTATTACTTGAAACTATCAAACGCTGCCGAAAGATTGTAAACGATGTCGACTACTATCATTTACCAGATAACACCCCCTCAAGTATTGAAGCATTATTTGATCATATAGATGATCACTTCACTGATGGTATTGATGTGTTGATAAACCATTGGCCAAGCCAACCTTTACCTAGCCTCATTGATGAAACGCACACTAATCGAGACTTCGCCGAGAGCCTAACCGGAGTGGTGTCATCGTTGTACGGTTATGGTCAGGTGACGGCACGTCGTATGCGTCAACACAATACGAAAGGCGTCATTGTTAACCTAACGTCTAACCAAACTCAAAATATGGATGACAGCATGAATAATATGTCTGCCATGCTGGCAGGTCTCACGCAAAGTTGGGCTAAAGAGTTAGATCAATTTAATATCCGAGTGGGCGCTGTTGTACCGTCACATCAGAGAATATCTAGATGCGAACATGGGAAATGGGCCCGAGTACAAGATGAGTTAATTCGAAACACTGAGTACATCGTGGCTAATGATTACTTTAACGGCCGAGTGATGGCCGCGGAGGCGTAGGGGTTACGGGTTACGGGTTACGAGATATTTTTACGTTTGATTCATGGAGGCTGTAACAGATTCTGTGTAACTGCCATTTAGTTAACGTGTTTATCGAGACGTTCCTCGAACTCGATAATAAACCGACTCATAGCCTGACGCCAGTTTTGAATGGGCATCGTCCATTTCTTGCTGGCGTCTTTGATTGCTAAGTACACCATTTTGGTTGCGGCCTCATCGTTAGGGAAGATCTTCCGCTTTTTTAGTGCTTTACGGATCACGCTATTGAGAGACTCAATAGCATTGGTTGTGTAGATGGCTCTACGGATATCTTCTGGGTAGTTGAAGAGCGTGTTGAGGTTCTGCCAGTGATTGCGCCAGGACTTAGATATTTGCGGATATTGCCCATCCCAGACTTCGCCAAAGCGCTCCAGTTCGAGTAGAGCCTCATCTTCTGTAGTAGAGCGATACACTCGTTTCAGGTCGGCAGTCACCGCCTTATAGTCTTTCCAAGACACATACTTCAATGAGTTCCGCACCATATGGACGATACAAAGCTGAATATGCGTTTGGGGGAAGACAGTATTGATAGCGTCAGGAAAGCCCTTCAATCCATCTACACACGCAATAAGGATATCTTCAACACCACGTTGATTGAGTTCAGTTAGAACACTCAGCCAAAACTTAGCCCCCTCGTTTTCGGCTATCCACATGCCCATTAGCTCTTTCTGACCATCGGTGTTAATACCTAAAGCAAGGAAAATCGACTTATTGATGATACGCTTGTCTTGACGGATCTTGACCACAATACAATCGAGATAAACGATAGGATAAATGGCATCGAGTGGCCTTGATTGCCACTCCACTATTTCTTCTATCACCGCATTTGTGACGCGCGATACGAGGCTGGGTGATATCTCCGCACCGTACCACTCATCGAAAGCGTTTACGATGTCGCGCGTACTCATTCCTTGGGCGTAGAGCCACAAGATTTTGTCATCCATAGAGGTAAATCGTGATTGGTGTTTTTTGACTAGCTTGGGGTCAAACGAGCCAAGGCGATCCCGAGGTGTATCGAGTTCA includes the following:
- a CDS encoding SDR family oxidoreductase; translation: MDIRNSVILVTSAGTALGCTLATHFLKLGAKVIVADTDSVLLLETIKRCRKIVNDVDYYHLPDNTPSSIEALFDHIDDHFTDGIDVLINHWPSQPLPSLIDETHTNRDFAESLTGVVSSLYGYGQVTARRMRQHNTKGVIVNLTSNQTQNMDDSMNNMSAMLAGLTQSWAKELDQFNIRVGAVVPSHQRISRCEHGKWARVQDELIRNTEYIVANDYFNGRVMAAEA
- a CDS encoding IS256 family transposase, yielding MNKKELEAFAKEAAKGIKTPEDLTEFSQMLKKITVEAALNAEMDEHLGYEKHQPSRSNNSRNGKSSKRVKTEDGEFELDTPRDRLGSFDPKLVKKHQSRFTSMDDKILWLYAQGMSTRDIVNAFDEWYGAEISPSLVSRVTNAVIEEIVEWQSRPLDAIYPIVYLDCIVVKIRQDKRIINKSIFLALGINTDGQKELMGMWIAENEGAKFWLSVLTELNQRGVEDILIACVDGLKGFPDAINTVFPQTHIQLCIVHMVRNSLKYVSWKDYKAVTADLKRVYRSTTEDEALLELERFGEVWDGQYPQISKSWRNHWQNLNTLFNYPEDIRRAIYTTNAIESLNSVIRKALKKRKIFPNDEAATKMVYLAIKDASKKWTMPIQNWRQAMSRFIIEFEERLDKHVN
- a CDS encoding VC2046/SO_2500 family protein; amino-acid sequence: MNIHTLDKATIINELNVGAGINTAVNQGRRADFALLVSMFSNDVRDNTPVEEIEQKVTSDDILREQFELATPQALRSNQDTYSRSAKQAELFHASSIVSTRLSHGLNPDALAYLPEQTHDLPEEVYHNLSGHERRRLAEPKSQATIPQDIYKQMSVARLSHQMQISA